The following proteins are co-located in the Myxococcus fulvus genome:
- a CDS encoding RDD family protein has translation MATRLIPEESPLSKCMKCGALLPPVGECPSCAKAAAQTTLPGLPSFLDRDLRIDRRSGERDDGPAFAERSPAPPAPPSVAPLAGPLPPPAAPRAAAPQNPPGVARPTPPGMTPSHRPTPRAVTPPPAAQPSWAQGGGFPVDVPPVPATAQTPMSAMTPAYGTPPVPPRVQPLVAPAPGLPGLPRVETPAPAASLADTEPGSPMPSGLPWSAPEPVAPVSSGLPVMAALETPAPAPVSSGLPVMASAAPRAEKPKSVRTAAVQPGVAEVHARPASLWRRLLSFSIDAAAIGGVAALYITLASSVTGMKAPEAGLSGLDGFVAWLRALHTVLLPGFFLVLVLALVYCAVAAFLWNGRTLGRLLLGLRLVDTHGLAPAPGRAIVRAMLASLSFVLFLGGFWMALFDRRGQTLHDKLTSTFVVQPS, from the coding sequence ATGGCGACGCGTCTCATCCCGGAGGAGAGTCCGTTGTCCAAGTGCATGAAGTGCGGAGCCCTGTTGCCGCCCGTCGGAGAGTGCCCCTCCTGCGCCAAGGCCGCCGCCCAGACCACCCTGCCGGGTCTGCCCAGCTTCCTCGACCGGGACCTGCGCATCGACCGCCGCTCCGGCGAGCGTGACGACGGCCCCGCCTTCGCCGAGCGCAGCCCCGCGCCCCCGGCCCCGCCGTCCGTGGCGCCGCTCGCGGGCCCGCTTCCTCCGCCCGCCGCGCCCCGCGCCGCCGCGCCCCAGAATCCGCCCGGGGTCGCCCGCCCCACCCCGCCGGGCATGACGCCCTCGCACCGGCCCACGCCTCGCGCCGTGACGCCTCCGCCGGCCGCCCAGCCGTCCTGGGCCCAGGGCGGCGGGTTCCCGGTGGATGTGCCGCCCGTGCCGGCCACGGCGCAGACGCCCATGTCCGCCATGACGCCCGCCTATGGCACCCCGCCGGTGCCGCCGCGCGTGCAGCCGCTGGTGGCGCCCGCCCCCGGCCTCCCCGGCCTGCCCCGCGTGGAGACTCCGGCGCCCGCCGCGAGCCTGGCGGACACGGAGCCCGGCTCGCCCATGCCGTCGGGCCTGCCCTGGTCCGCGCCGGAGCCCGTGGCCCCGGTGTCCTCGGGCCTGCCGGTGATGGCGGCCCTGGAGACGCCGGCCCCCGCGCCGGTGTCCTCGGGCCTGCCGGTGATGGCCAGCGCCGCGCCTCGGGCGGAGAAGCCGAAGTCCGTGCGCACCGCCGCGGTGCAGCCGGGGGTCGCCGAGGTCCACGCGCGCCCCGCGTCGCTGTGGCGCCGGCTGTTGTCCTTCAGCATCGACGCGGCGGCCATCGGTGGCGTGGCGGCGCTGTACATCACCCTGGCCTCGTCGGTGACGGGGATGAAGGCGCCCGAGGCGGGCCTGTCCGGCCTGGACGGGTTCGTCGCGTGGCTGCGGGCGCTGCACACGGTGCTGCTGCCCGGGTTTTTCCTGGTGCTGGTGTTGGCGCTCGTGTACTGCGCGGTGGCGGCCTTCCTCTGGAACGGACGCACGTTGGGCCGACTGCTGCTGGGCCTGAGGCTGGTGGACACCCACGGCCTGGCGCCGGCGCCGGGACGGGCCATCGTCCGCGCGATGCTCGCCAGCCTCTCGTTCGTGTTGTTCCTGGGCGGATTCTGGATGGCGCTCTTTGATCGCCGTGGACAGACGCTCCATGACAAGCTGACGTCCACCTTCGTCGTT
- a CDS encoding GlsB/YeaQ/YmgE family stress response membrane protein → MGIIAFIIIGLIAGLIARAILPGKQSMGLLATTLLGMVGSLLGGLVGSLFTRDGRLFDLRPSGLIMSVVGAIVVLLIVGAVGRRRVHA, encoded by the coding sequence ATGGGGATCATCGCATTCATCATCATCGGCCTCATCGCGGGCCTCATCGCTCGCGCCATCCTCCCCGGCAAGCAGAGCATGGGCCTGCTGGCGACGACGCTGCTGGGCATGGTCGGCTCGCTGCTGGGCGGATTGGTCGGGTCCCTCTTCACGCGGGACGGACGGCTCTTCGACTTGCGACCCTCGGGTCTCATCATGTCGGTAGTGGGTGCCATCGTCGTGCTGCTCATCGTCGGAGCGGTGGGACGGCGCCGTGTCCACGCCTAG
- a CDS encoding 16S rRNA (uracil(1498)-N(3))-methyltransferase: MVRLFVPIAEPAPDTLVLTGERRHYVVHVLRLGEGDALEVFDGKGRAFEAKVMGVGAEEVRVSLGASRQAPPRRAVSVVQGLPKGDKLEWVLQKGTELGAAAFLPVDTLRSVVKLEPKRAQERTQRWTKIVEEAARQCRRDDVPGVEVPRSLGDAVRALAPGTVVLVLDEEESAVPLGEAFRAAGAGTPIALVVGPEGGLAREEVEALKAQGARPVTLGARILRTETAALAALAVMMHLDGELG, encoded by the coding sequence GTGGTCCGCCTCTTCGTCCCCATCGCCGAGCCCGCCCCCGACACGCTCGTGCTCACCGGCGAGCGCCGCCACTACGTCGTCCACGTCCTGCGCCTGGGCGAGGGTGACGCGCTGGAGGTCTTCGACGGCAAGGGCCGCGCGTTCGAGGCGAAGGTCATGGGCGTGGGCGCCGAGGAGGTGCGCGTGAGCCTGGGGGCCTCGCGACAGGCGCCGCCCCGCCGCGCGGTGAGCGTGGTGCAGGGCCTGCCCAAGGGCGACAAGCTGGAGTGGGTGCTGCAGAAGGGCACGGAGCTGGGCGCGGCCGCCTTCCTCCCCGTGGACACGCTGCGCAGCGTGGTGAAGCTCGAGCCCAAGCGCGCGCAGGAGCGCACCCAGCGGTGGACGAAAATCGTGGAGGAGGCCGCGCGCCAGTGTCGTCGCGACGACGTTCCCGGCGTCGAGGTCCCACGCTCCTTGGGTGACGCCGTCCGCGCGCTCGCGCCGGGCACGGTGGTGTTGGTGTTGGACGAGGAGGAGTCCGCGGTGCCGCTGGGCGAGGCGTTCCGGGCCGCGGGCGCGGGTACGCCCATCGCGCTGGTCGTGGGGCCCGAGGGCGGGCTCGCCCGTGAGGAGGTGGAGGCGCTGAAGGCCCAGGGCGCCCGCCCCGTCACGTTGGGTGCGCGCATCCTCCGTACGGAGACGGCCGCGCTCGCCGCCCTCGCGGTGATGATGCACCTCGACGGAGAGCTTGGTTAG
- a CDS encoding adenylate/guanylate cyclase domain-containing protein has translation MGRGGREDVTLTVLAPPREGKEGEFAIMGRDDEGFSPGQDSAVARFALSRANEELVLAESSLRGEQRVAWVRLALMALLSVSQGGLAHVTGESLPPHDFQRVLAIVLYALFSVLALVVLLRQRPHLRHARWLPVPTTVADTSFFAFMGWHAWARTGQFDAGMLGASMGMVLVFSVARFSWLHVLLSTALSSMGYAFVAGVSGHGTWSSTSFVVFCYVTLGLLIARTNAEVGRMFLLLRRRDGLSRFLPKQVVERVMASGDTSLRPVQREVTILFSDIRDFTMLSETLQPREVLELLDEYFGRMTHIVMAHGGIVNKFLGDGMLACWGVPDSSEDHAEQAMRAALAMREKLAELNVLRLRRGLPPLRIGIGLHTGVVAAGMLGGAEQHEYTVIGDAVNLASRVEGLTKVHGVDILVSESTWTRGGGDFVGLRLGEAHVRGRREAVVVHALQGHALDAGVEPPAPVRIASGT, from the coding sequence ATGGGACGTGGTGGACGCGAGGACGTGACGCTGACGGTCCTGGCTCCGCCCCGGGAAGGGAAGGAAGGGGAGTTCGCCATCATGGGCCGGGACGACGAGGGCTTCTCGCCGGGACAGGACTCCGCCGTGGCCCGCTTCGCGCTGAGCCGCGCCAACGAGGAGCTGGTGCTGGCGGAGAGCTCGCTGCGAGGCGAGCAGCGCGTGGCGTGGGTGCGCCTGGCGCTGATGGCGCTCCTGTCGGTGAGCCAGGGCGGCCTCGCGCACGTCACCGGTGAGTCCCTGCCGCCGCATGACTTCCAGCGCGTGCTGGCCATCGTCCTGTACGCGCTGTTCTCCGTGCTCGCGTTGGTGGTGCTGCTGCGTCAGCGGCCGCACTTGAGGCACGCGCGGTGGTTGCCCGTGCCCACGACGGTGGCGGACACCAGCTTCTTCGCCTTCATGGGGTGGCATGCCTGGGCGCGCACGGGCCAGTTCGACGCGGGCATGCTGGGCGCGAGCATGGGTATGGTGCTGGTGTTCTCCGTGGCGCGCTTCTCGTGGCTGCACGTGCTGTTGTCCACGGCGCTGTCGTCCATGGGGTACGCCTTCGTCGCGGGCGTGTCCGGGCACGGCACCTGGTCCAGCACCAGCTTCGTCGTCTTCTGCTACGTGACGCTGGGCCTGCTCATCGCGAGGACGAACGCGGAGGTGGGCAGGATGTTCCTGCTGCTGCGGCGCCGCGACGGCCTGTCGCGCTTTCTCCCCAAACAGGTGGTGGAGCGGGTGATGGCGTCGGGAGACACGTCGCTGCGGCCGGTGCAGCGCGAGGTGACCATCCTCTTCAGCGACATCCGTGACTTCACCATGCTGAGCGAGACGCTGCAGCCGCGCGAGGTGCTGGAGCTGCTCGACGAGTACTTCGGGCGGATGACGCACATCGTGATGGCGCACGGGGGCATCGTGAACAAGTTCCTCGGGGACGGGATGCTCGCGTGTTGGGGCGTGCCGGACTCGAGCGAGGACCACGCGGAGCAGGCGATGCGCGCGGCCCTGGCCATGCGCGAGAAGCTGGCCGAGCTCAACGTGCTGCGCCTGCGCCGGGGACTGCCGCCGTTGCGCATCGGCATCGGGCTGCACACGGGCGTGGTGGCCGCGGGCATGCTCGGGGGCGCCGAGCAGCACGAGTACACCGTCATCGGCGACGCGGTGAACCTGGCCTCGCGAGTCGAGGGGCTCACCAAGGTGCACGGCGTGGACATCCTGGTGAGCGAGAGCACGTGGACGCGCGGCGGCGGCGACTTCGTCGGCCTGCGCCTGGGCGAGGCCCACGTGAGGGGCCGCCGGGAAGCGGTGGTGGTCCACGCGCTCCAGGGCCACGCGCTCGACGCGGGTGTCGAGCCACCTGCTCCCGTGCGCATCGCCAGCGGCACCTGA
- a CDS encoding DUF962 domain-containing protein, with protein sequence MLKAPIAALFDEYYSSHQHPINRLTHKVAIPVIVLHIIAMLDWVRLATVPVLPGGVLTLGMVAWALAAVWYLRADVKLGLVVVAFMAACFPLGRLMPTWSIVAIAAFGWLIQLAGHAVWEKKSPSFLTNLVHALVGPLFFVAVLFGDYVIKPQPQGATPARA encoded by the coding sequence ATGCTCAAGGCCCCCATCGCCGCGCTCTTCGACGAGTACTACTCGTCGCACCAGCACCCCATCAACCGGCTGACCCACAAGGTCGCCATTCCAGTCATCGTCCTGCACATCATCGCGATGCTGGACTGGGTGAGGTTGGCGACGGTGCCCGTGCTGCCGGGCGGTGTGCTGACGCTGGGCATGGTGGCCTGGGCGCTCGCCGCGGTCTGGTACCTGCGCGCGGACGTGAAGCTGGGGCTCGTCGTGGTGGCCTTCATGGCCGCCTGCTTCCCGCTCGGCCGGCTGATGCCCACCTGGAGCATCGTCGCCATCGCCGCGTTCGGCTGGCTCATCCAGTTGGCGGGCCACGCCGTGTGGGAGAAGAAGTCCCCCTCCTTCCTCACCAACCTGGTGCACGCGCTGGTGGGCCCGCTGTTCTTCGTCGCCGTGCTCTTCGGCGACTACGTCATCAAGCCCCAGCCCCAGGGCGCCACACCGGCGCGCGCCTGA
- a CDS encoding AraC family transcriptional regulator produces the protein MGPLLAYLRATGLDPTPLVERFGLPLDAGSLPEVSLPLTTLHAFLDAAELLSQDAFLGLHVAQRVPRGNYGLVEYIARASPTLRDTFRALARYMALLEPAWSASFTDDADGGGTFAYGIEGAPLAYGRHASEYGLALFTHVGRQLTERPWSPRAIAFAHPAPTDIAPLVDHFGVAPTFNRGRNALTLDAATLDLRVLGADPALLSVLERAASAAVPSPAPDAPGFVQAVRDTIRAALRDGAPQAADVAKGLHLSLRTLQRRLTEHGTSFQDEVDTVRRELAYQYLRDVNLGVSQVAFLLGYSELSTFDRAFKRWTGMTPRVWREGAERG, from the coding sequence GTGGGTCCGCTGCTCGCGTACCTGCGCGCCACGGGCCTGGACCCCACGCCCCTGGTGGAGCGCTTCGGCCTGCCGCTCGACGCGGGCTCGCTCCCCGAGGTCAGCCTCCCGCTGACCACCCTGCACGCCTTCCTCGACGCCGCCGAGCTGCTCTCCCAGGACGCCTTCCTCGGCCTGCACGTGGCCCAGCGCGTCCCCCGAGGCAACTACGGCCTCGTCGAGTACATCGCCCGGGCCTCGCCCACGCTGCGCGACACCTTCCGTGCGCTGGCTCGCTACATGGCCCTCCTGGAGCCCGCCTGGAGCGCGTCCTTCACCGACGACGCCGATGGCGGCGGCACCTTCGCCTATGGCATCGAGGGCGCCCCGCTCGCGTACGGCCGTCACGCCAGCGAGTACGGGCTCGCGCTCTTCACCCACGTCGGCCGGCAGCTCACCGAGCGCCCGTGGTCGCCTCGCGCCATCGCCTTCGCGCACCCCGCCCCGACGGACATCGCGCCGCTCGTCGACCACTTCGGCGTCGCGCCCACGTTCAACCGCGGCCGCAACGCGCTCACGCTGGACGCTGCGACGTTGGACCTCCGCGTGCTCGGCGCGGACCCCGCCCTGCTCTCCGTGTTGGAGCGCGCCGCGAGCGCCGCCGTGCCCTCGCCCGCACCGGACGCGCCCGGCTTCGTCCAGGCCGTGCGCGACACCATCCGCGCGGCCCTCCGCGACGGCGCGCCCCAGGCCGCCGACGTGGCCAAGGGGCTCCACCTGAGCCTGCGCACCCTGCAGCGCCGCCTCACCGAGCACGGCACCTCCTTCCAGGACGAGGTCGACACGGTGCGCCGTGAGCTGGCGTACCAGTACCTGCGCGATGTGAATCTGGGCGTCAGCCAGGTCGCCTTCCTGTTGGGCTACTCCGAGCTGAGCACCTTCGACCGCGCCTTCAAGCGGTGGACGGGGATGACGCCGCGCGTCTGGCGCGAGGGCGCGGAGCGGGGCTGA
- a CDS encoding DUF1993 domain-containing protein — translation MSLSMYEATIPVFIRSLEVLSTLVTQGEKYAQEKGLDPKQVLEARLASDMFNLVQQVQRASDTSKATAERLSGEPAPRMPDTESTFDELRQRIDKTITYLKSVPAKSFAGSENRTVTLTAGTLKRDFKGDEYLLTFGLPNFYFHITTAYGILRHLGVPIGKKDFIGPL, via the coding sequence ATGTCCCTGTCGATGTACGAGGCCACCATCCCTGTCTTCATCCGCTCCCTCGAGGTGCTCTCCACCCTGGTCACCCAGGGCGAGAAGTACGCCCAGGAGAAGGGCCTGGACCCGAAGCAGGTGCTCGAGGCGCGCCTCGCGTCGGACATGTTCAACCTGGTGCAGCAGGTCCAGCGCGCCAGCGACACCTCGAAGGCCACCGCCGAGCGGCTCAGCGGCGAGCCCGCCCCGCGCATGCCCGACACCGAGAGCACGTTCGACGAGCTGCGCCAGCGCATCGACAAGACCATCACGTACCTGAAGTCCGTCCCCGCCAAGAGCTTCGCGGGCAGCGAGAACCGCACCGTCACGCTCACCGCCGGCACCCTCAAGCGCGACTTCAAGGGCGACGAGTACCTGCTCACCTTCGGCCTGCCCAACTTCTACTTCCACATCACCACGGCCTACGGAATCCTCCGCCACCTGGGCGTGCCCATCGGCAAGAAGGACTTCATTGGCCCCCTCTGA
- a CDS encoding metal-dependent hydrolase has translation MDNLAHSLVGAWMAEAGLKRYTPLATATLVIGANLPDVDAVVTFAGSDASLYWRRGWTHGVLMLAIWPFVLTGLMLAWDRFVRRRRHPELEPARAGPLLVLSALSILSHPALDWLNTYGVRLLMPFDGAWFYGDTLFIVDPWVWLLAGAAVIMADARTRRSAAGWMVLGIASTALVTVPDFVPWPAKVLWVVGVVAIVWLRLKGTQVVSTQRVATVCGVGLVLYLGAILLGSQVAAPRAKAWLEGQGQSVERVIAGPVPANPFVRDLIAVGKDRYHFVTADFLKGGDEHLRMNGSSLPRESNPGPVIKAALAAPHLRGLSNWLRLPTYRVSETAQGWRVTIDDVRYSRMQSGGLGSAVVELDKELKLVRAPPNNGAH, from the coding sequence ATGGACAACCTCGCGCACTCACTCGTCGGGGCCTGGATGGCGGAGGCGGGGCTCAAGCGCTACACGCCCTTGGCCACCGCGACGCTCGTCATCGGCGCCAACCTCCCGGATGTGGACGCGGTGGTGACGTTCGCGGGCTCGGATGCCTCGCTGTACTGGCGACGAGGGTGGACGCACGGCGTGTTGATGCTGGCCATCTGGCCGTTCGTGCTCACGGGCTTGATGCTGGCGTGGGACCGCTTCGTGCGCAGGCGTCGACACCCGGAGCTGGAGCCGGCGCGAGCAGGGCCGTTGCTCGTGTTGTCGGCGCTGTCGATATTGAGTCATCCCGCGTTGGATTGGCTCAACACGTATGGCGTGCGGTTGTTGATGCCGTTCGACGGGGCGTGGTTCTACGGGGACACGCTGTTCATCGTCGACCCGTGGGTGTGGTTGCTCGCGGGGGCGGCGGTCATCATGGCGGATGCGCGCACGCGTAGGTCCGCGGCGGGGTGGATGGTGTTGGGCATCGCGAGCACGGCGCTCGTGACGGTGCCCGACTTCGTGCCGTGGCCCGCGAAGGTGCTGTGGGTGGTGGGCGTGGTGGCGATCGTGTGGCTGCGATTGAAGGGGACGCAGGTGGTGTCCACGCAGCGCGTGGCCACGGTGTGTGGGGTGGGGCTGGTGCTGTACCTGGGGGCCATCTTGTTGGGCTCGCAGGTGGCGGCGCCGCGCGCGAAGGCGTGGCTGGAGGGGCAGGGGCAGTCGGTGGAGCGCGTCATCGCGGGGCCGGTGCCGGCGAATCCCTTCGTGCGAGACCTCATCGCGGTGGGGAAGGACCGCTACCACTTCGTGACGGCGGACTTCCTGAAGGGTGGAGACGAGCACCTGCGCATGAATGGCTCGAGCCTGCCGCGCGAGTCGAATCCCGGCCCGGTCATCAAGGCCGCGCTCGCGGCGCCGCATCTGCGCGGGCTGTCGAACTGGCTGCGGCTGCCCACGTATCGGGTGAGCGAGACGGCGCAGGGCTGGCGCGTCACCATCGATGACGTGCGCTACTCGCGGATGCAGAGTGGCGGGCTCGGGTCCGCGGTGGTCGAGCTGGACAAGGAGCTGAAGCTGGTTCGCGCTCCTCCGAACAACGGAGCGCATTGA
- a CDS encoding 50S ribosomal protein L11 methyltransferase yields the protein MSQTYLSLTVELPEEASEAVQDLLHESGALGLEVRDRETPTMPGVKAPNAGESIVIGYFEDRPTAESARDSVAESFPDARLALDEQPQQDWSNEWKSLIKSVHVGRLWVGPPWDVANAPADAVRLVIEPKMAFGTGDHPTTSLCLAAVDAYMTDHPGASVLDVGTGTGVLAIAAKKLGAGRVVATDNDPTSVELAQENLTDNGTPDIDVSGKELTAVEGTFDLVLANILANTLIELAPLIAPKAKDRLVLAGVLSHQRADVEAAYRNLGFTVLPGATQGEWVRIDLKR from the coding sequence ATGTCCCAGACCTATCTGTCACTCACCGTGGAGTTGCCCGAAGAAGCGTCCGAGGCCGTACAGGACCTCCTCCACGAGTCCGGTGCGCTCGGCCTCGAGGTACGAGACCGCGAAACCCCCACCATGCCCGGCGTGAAGGCCCCCAACGCGGGCGAGTCCATCGTCATCGGCTACTTCGAGGACCGCCCCACCGCCGAGTCCGCGCGCGACAGCGTCGCCGAGTCCTTCCCCGACGCCCGCCTCGCCCTGGACGAGCAGCCCCAGCAGGACTGGAGCAACGAGTGGAAGTCCCTCATCAAGTCCGTCCACGTCGGCCGCCTCTGGGTGGGCCCGCCCTGGGACGTGGCCAACGCCCCCGCGGACGCGGTGCGCCTGGTCATCGAGCCCAAGATGGCCTTCGGCACCGGTGACCACCCCACGACGTCCCTGTGCCTCGCCGCCGTGGACGCGTACATGACGGACCACCCGGGCGCGAGCGTCCTGGACGTGGGCACCGGCACCGGCGTGCTCGCCATCGCCGCGAAGAAGCTGGGCGCGGGCCGCGTCGTCGCCACCGACAACGACCCCACCTCCGTGGAGCTCGCCCAGGAGAACCTCACCGACAACGGCACCCCGGACATCGACGTGTCCGGCAAGGAGCTGACCGCCGTCGAGGGCACCTTCGACCTGGTGCTCGCCAACATCCTCGCCAACACGCTCATCGAGCTGGCGCCGCTCATCGCGCCCAAGGCCAAGGACCGGCTGGTGCTCGCGGGTGTGCTCTCCCACCAGCGCGCCGACGTCGAGGCCGCCTACCGCAACCTCGGCTTCACCGTGCTCCCCGGCGCCACCCAGGGCGAGTGGGTGCGCATCGACTTGAAGCGTTGA
- a CDS encoding class I SAM-dependent methyltransferase, with amino-acid sequence MSEQYDSIGSKYEQFKNTAALPIPERHTFLRLVGDLRGKRVLDLACGTGHYSRLLNELGADGVEGVDISQEMVQLARDKEKAQSRGLRYHVLDARALPRLGDFDLVTAVYLLNYAGARQELLDMCRGAYANLKPDGRFIAMTIDPTFDVARSSWAPYGVEVLSEQLEDGRHFCKALFLTEPPAPFEYFRWSTQVYESTLAEAGFRNISWHPFEIPEEALQKHGEDFWRVYRDNPLLTALSGQK; translated from the coding sequence ATGTCCGAGCAATACGACAGCATCGGGAGCAAGTACGAGCAGTTCAAGAACACCGCCGCTCTGCCCATCCCAGAGCGACACACCTTCCTGCGACTGGTCGGCGACCTGCGCGGGAAGCGCGTATTGGACCTCGCCTGCGGCACGGGCCACTACTCACGGCTCCTCAACGAGCTCGGCGCCGACGGCGTGGAGGGCGTCGACATCTCCCAGGAGATGGTCCAGCTCGCGCGCGACAAGGAGAAGGCCCAGTCCCGAGGGCTGCGCTACCACGTCCTCGATGCCCGAGCCCTCCCACGACTCGGCGACTTCGACCTGGTCACCGCCGTCTACCTGCTGAACTACGCGGGCGCTCGTCAGGAACTGCTCGACATGTGCCGCGGCGCCTACGCCAACCTCAAGCCCGACGGGCGCTTCATCGCGATGACCATCGACCCGACCTTCGACGTGGCCCGCTCGAGCTGGGCGCCCTATGGCGTCGAGGTCCTCAGCGAGCAGCTCGAGGACGGGCGCCACTTCTGCAAGGCCCTCTTCCTCACCGAGCCGCCCGCGCCCTTCGAGTACTTCCGCTGGTCCACCCAGGTCTACGAATCCACCCTCGCCGAGGCGGGCTTCCGCAACATCTCCTGGCACCCCTTCGAGATCCCCGAAGAGGCCCTCCAGAAGCACGGCGAGGACTTCTGGCGCGTCTACCGTGACAACCCACTCCTCACCGCCCTGAGCGGCCAGAAGTAG